A genomic segment from Lignipirellula cremea encodes:
- a CDS encoding alpha/beta hydrolase family protein: protein MRRVLFLSLSLLGLLFAVSSAVVHAQSPQVLKPGEKLRDVRLEPLKDLNGYFPFEVSESPQDWEKRAEQVRRQLKVALGVWPMPTKTPLQKVIYGRIEKDGYTVEKAYFESFPGLLVTGNLYRPTTPGPHPGVLCPHGHWKDGRFYDVGANGVREQIEIGAEKFEEGGRSPLQARCVQLAKMGCVVFHYDMLGYADSQQLSYELVHRFGVQRPEMNTLKNWGLYSAQAEANLQSVLGIQAYNSVRALDFLLELKDVDADRLAVTGASGGGTQTFILGAIDPRPAVAWPSVMVSTAMQGGCTCENCSLLRVGTGNVEIAALFAPKPIGMTAADDWTKEMETKGFPDLKKHFAMMGQPDHTTLAALTQFKHNYNYPSRAAMYVWFNRFLDLKADDKLVEGDYERLTTEQMTVFDDQHPRPPAGDDFERKLLAWWKADADQQLEALRPRDAKSLRAYREVVGGGIDAILGRVLPDAANLTYDQPHKAERADHIEMAGLLTNTALKEQLPVLFLYPKQWDGQVVIWLSEQGKAGLHDEQGKPTAVIQKLLDQDIAVMGIDLFLQGEFLGGEKAPEQTRKVENKREAAGFTFGYNHSLFAQRTHDILTAIAFVRSHEHTPRQVDLVGLGPAMGPLAAAARAQARGAIDRAVIDTGGFRFSNLTDYRSPAFLPGGAKYDDLPGMLSLSAPDKLWLAGEGKKSPPVISASFQASGASDALTVYAGDQPTEAAVEYLLGK from the coding sequence ATGCGACGTGTGCTGTTTCTTTCCCTGAGTCTGCTGGGATTGCTGTTCGCTGTCTCTTCGGCAGTAGTCCACGCGCAATCGCCGCAAGTTCTGAAGCCGGGCGAAAAGCTCCGCGATGTACGTCTGGAGCCGCTGAAAGACCTGAACGGTTACTTCCCCTTTGAAGTTTCCGAGTCGCCGCAGGACTGGGAGAAACGGGCCGAACAGGTCCGGCGCCAGCTCAAGGTCGCGCTCGGCGTCTGGCCGATGCCGACGAAAACGCCGCTGCAGAAGGTCATCTACGGCCGCATCGAGAAGGACGGCTATACAGTCGAAAAAGCGTACTTTGAAAGCTTCCCCGGCCTGCTGGTGACAGGCAACCTGTATCGCCCCACCACACCCGGCCCGCATCCGGGCGTGCTGTGCCCGCATGGCCACTGGAAGGACGGCCGCTTCTACGATGTCGGCGCGAACGGCGTACGCGAGCAGATCGAAATCGGCGCCGAGAAGTTTGAGGAAGGCGGCCGCAGCCCGCTGCAGGCGCGGTGCGTGCAGCTGGCCAAAATGGGCTGCGTGGTGTTCCACTACGACATGCTAGGTTACGCCGACAGCCAGCAGCTGTCGTACGAGCTGGTGCATCGTTTCGGCGTCCAGCGTCCCGAGATGAACACTCTGAAAAACTGGGGGCTGTATAGCGCCCAGGCCGAAGCGAACCTGCAGTCGGTGCTGGGGATCCAGGCGTACAACTCCGTCAGGGCGCTCGATTTTCTGCTGGAACTCAAAGACGTCGACGCCGATCGTCTGGCCGTCACCGGCGCCAGCGGCGGTGGTACGCAGACCTTTATCCTGGGCGCCATTGACCCTCGCCCGGCCGTGGCCTGGCCGTCGGTCATGGTGTCGACCGCCATGCAGGGAGGCTGCACTTGCGAGAACTGTTCTCTGCTCCGCGTGGGCACGGGCAACGTCGAGATTGCCGCCTTGTTCGCCCCCAAGCCGATCGGCATGACGGCTGCCGATGACTGGACGAAAGAGATGGAAACCAAAGGTTTCCCCGACCTCAAAAAACACTTTGCCATGATGGGCCAGCCCGACCACACCACGCTGGCCGCGCTCACCCAGTTCAAACACAACTACAACTATCCCAGCCGGGCCGCCATGTACGTCTGGTTCAATCGCTTCCTCGATCTGAAAGCCGACGACAAACTGGTCGAAGGGGACTACGAACGGCTGACGACCGAGCAGATGACGGTCTTCGACGACCAGCATCCCCGGCCGCCCGCCGGCGACGACTTCGAGCGGAAGCTCCTCGCCTGGTGGAAAGCCGATGCCGATCAACAGCTGGAAGCGCTGCGCCCTCGCGACGCCAAAAGCCTGCGAGCCTATCGCGAGGTTGTCGGCGGCGGCATCGATGCGATCCTGGGCCGCGTCCTGCCCGATGCGGCCAACCTGACCTACGACCAGCCGCACAAAGCGGAGCGCGCCGACCATATCGAAATGGCCGGCCTGCTCACCAACACCGCCCTGAAAGAACAGCTGCCGGTGCTCTTTCTCTACCCCAAGCAGTGGGACGGCCAGGTGGTGATCTGGCTCAGCGAACAGGGGAAGGCGGGCCTGCACGACGAGCAGGGGAAACCGACCGCAGTCATCCAGAAACTGCTGGACCAGGACATCGCCGTGATGGGAATCGACCTGTTCCTGCAGGGCGAGTTCCTGGGCGGTGAGAAAGCGCCGGAGCAGACCCGCAAGGTAGAAAACAAGCGAGAGGCGGCCGGCTTTACGTTCGGCTATAACCACTCGCTGTTCGCCCAGCGGACGCACGATATTCTTACGGCGATCGCCTTTGTGCGCAGCCACGAGCACACGCCCCGCCAGGTCGATCTGGTCGGGCTTGGCCCGGCCATGGGGCCCCTCGCCGCCGCCGCCAGGGCCCAAGCCCGGGGCGCCATTGATCGCGCGGTGATTGATACCGGCGGCTTCCGTTTCAGCAATCTGACCGACTACCGCAGCCCAGCGTTCCTCCCCGGCGGCGCTAAATACGACGACTTGCCTGGCATGCTCTCGCTCTCGGCGCCCGACAAGCTCTGGCTGGCCGGTGAAGGGAAGAAGTCCCCGCCCGTCATCTCCGCCAGCTTCCAGGCGTCCGGCGCCAGCGACGCCCTCACGGTCTACGCCGGCGACCAGCCAACCGAGGCCGCCGTGGAATACCTGCTGGGCAAGTAG
- a CDS encoding IS4 family transposase, which translates to MFDSFRSRLAAARRDDQLFFAALIDQQTIRSSFGDASTILDSARIYDTAVTVWVFLSQTLTSGHNCVQAVAKLIAFRAAKGLPIPAALSGAYCMARDKLNEAGMHRLVTDSGAAIEDSVPDQWLWRGHRVIVGDGCTLTMADTPENQEAYPQMAGQKPGCGFPIMRMVVFFGLATGVVLEAAMGRYKGKLTAEVSLFREIDKILEEDDVYLADRAYSGWFDIARQLARGVHVVLRKHQSRRTDFRTGVRYSKDEHAVFWDKPPRPAWMTAEEYAGYDVFLTLREIRVRIATPGFRTREVIIVTNLLDDIEYNKEDLAALYRRRWQAELNLRSLKTVMQMDHLRCKQPHRVRNEIRAHFTAYNLVRQMMCEAAIRGDVQPWQISFKGTMQTLNELLPVLCMTGDADPLCDVFYDCCLQHVVGNRPDRYEPRVRKRRPNPYKLMTKPRHSHQPGKE; encoded by the coding sequence ATGTTCGATTCTTTTCGCTCGCGGTTGGCTGCGGCCCGACGTGATGATCAACTGTTCTTCGCTGCGCTGATCGATCAACAGACTATCCGATCCAGCTTTGGCGACGCAAGTACAATCCTCGATTCCGCGCGAATTTACGACACCGCCGTCACCGTTTGGGTGTTCCTCTCGCAAACCCTCACTTCCGGCCACAACTGCGTCCAGGCGGTTGCCAAATTGATCGCCTTTCGCGCCGCTAAAGGCCTGCCGATTCCTGCCGCTCTAAGCGGCGCCTACTGCATGGCGCGAGACAAACTTAACGAAGCCGGCATGCACCGCCTGGTGACAGATTCTGGCGCCGCGATCGAAGATTCCGTCCCCGATCAATGGCTCTGGCGAGGACATCGCGTTATCGTCGGCGACGGTTGCACGCTGACAATGGCTGACACTCCTGAAAACCAAGAAGCCTATCCGCAAATGGCGGGGCAAAAACCCGGCTGTGGATTTCCCATCATGCGGATGGTGGTCTTCTTCGGCCTGGCCACCGGCGTCGTGCTGGAAGCCGCCATGGGTCGCTATAAAGGCAAGCTGACGGCCGAGGTCAGCCTGTTCCGTGAGATCGACAAAATCCTCGAAGAAGACGACGTTTATCTCGCAGATCGAGCCTATTCTGGCTGGTTCGACATCGCCCGGCAGCTGGCCCGAGGGGTGCATGTGGTGCTGCGAAAACATCAATCGCGAAGGACCGATTTCCGCACCGGCGTGCGCTACAGCAAAGACGAACACGCGGTGTTCTGGGACAAGCCGCCACGGCCTGCCTGGATGACCGCAGAAGAGTACGCCGGCTATGACGTATTCCTGACACTGCGTGAGATCCGGGTGCGGATCGCCACGCCCGGCTTTCGCACGCGTGAGGTCATCATTGTGACCAACTTGCTCGACGACATCGAGTACAACAAGGAGGATCTGGCGGCTCTTTATCGTCGGCGGTGGCAAGCAGAATTAAATCTAAGATCGTTGAAAACGGTGATGCAAATGGACCACTTGCGCTGCAAGCAACCCCATCGTGTGCGGAACGAAATCCGAGCTCACTTCACGGCCTATAACTTGGTCCGTCAGATGATGTGCGAGGCAGCGATCCGCGGCGACGTGCAACCCTGGCAAATCAGCTTTAAGGGGACGATGCAAACGCTTAACGAGTTGCTGCCGGTGTTGTGCATGACAGGGGACGCCGATCCGCTCTGCGACGTGTTTTATGATTGCTGCTTGCAGCATGTCGTTGGCAATCGCCCGGACCGCTACGAACCGCGAGTCCGCAAACGCCGGCCCAATCCGTACAAGCTCATGACCAAGCCCCGTCACAGCCACCAACCCGGCAAAGAATAA
- a CDS encoding response regulator has protein sequence MTISILVVEDNADNMKLFRWTLEDAGYEVTGAASAEDGFEVLNQRSFDLIVMDISLPGMDGKEATRRLRADPLYARLPIIAATAHAITEEANAILACGVTSLVTKPIDEEAFLSEIESCLHTTT, from the coding sequence ATGACCATTTCGATCCTGGTTGTTGAAGACAACGCCGATAATATGAAACTCTTCCGTTGGACGCTGGAGGACGCAGGTTATGAAGTAACCGGCGCTGCATCGGCGGAAGATGGATTTGAAGTGCTGAATCAACGGTCGTTCGACCTGATTGTGATGGATATTTCCTTGCCCGGAATGGACGGCAAAGAAGCGACACGCAGGCTGCGAGCCGACCCGCTTTACGCCCGACTGCCCATCATCGCCGCCACCGCGCACGCCATTACCGAGGAAGCGAATGCCATTTTAGCGTGCGGCGTTACCTCGCTGGTGACCAAGCCGATCGACGAGGAAGCCTTTCTCTCGGAAATTGAATCCTGCCTGCATACGACGACTTAG
- a CDS encoding CHASE domain-containing protein has translation MQEISKFHRSLVEIIGGACLAATLTILVTSDSAGSGKTMLYAAMLAILLGLIILRRVLGATAHLHENSGGVRAQNGWTVGAQKTQAPQTSQTIDAAWLLVTSRIVLMLALGISLVVMAAWPAHLIELRSLIDGLPTMKFNTALALALLSFAGLLRTATNLPSWARRLPLVLALVVAGIGVASAAESLFHIELGIDTLASLDPESTTNGKSPGRMSIGSALGITLLALSLVACLAGARRVGHALMTLGGLIGFVALVLFIVRASGLRDLGLYSTTAIHTALLLAAIAFSYMLTSRGLRLASMSNVTHVVQGEICRARSMITIVAGTLLLGLVVTGGLVMDAQRNLREANRSRFDHLSRLLTEEAQRRINQTVYGLKGARGLYAASKSVERQEFADHVASRDLPVEFPGAQGFGMIQRVERSDLESWLAAERADDAPDYTLNTTGDASDLFIIQHIYPLETNLAAWGYDIGSEKTRRTAAELAVRSGEPTITGRIELLQDKKKGSGFLYFVPVYVNGSNPTTPQEREAALVGLLYAPIILDVAIGDLADVADGLLDFEVYDGLQANKAAQLYDFDQHLTANEAALRAPNSHDRMFRSETMVTVGGRQWTIVTSSSPKFEAGVDRVTPAMIGVGGALLSALLAGIVWSMGLSRTRAMAFAEDMTQELRLSEEAARLAASKSERLAEIARRTSNAVIITDVAGRIEWVNDGFTRISGYVLDEVKGKRPDEFFQGPKSDPTQAVRLTKAIQNAHGATAELVKYTKDNTEYVAAVEIEPLHDGQTLTGFMAIESDITERCQAEARILASNVELIEARRAAEAASRTKSEFLANMSHELRTPMNSIIGFTQRLLKKLGPSLNEQHLDALQTVDRNARHLLGLINDILDLSKIEAGRMELKPQNFDLVAVVKQTANQCRSLADGKPVTLAFDLPSESIPIEADQIKFTQIVTNLVSNGIKYTPAGTVVVSVRTVEDPRLGAAARVAIRDTGVGIKEEDLERLFQRFSQLDNSNTRSVGGTGLGLFITAEYVAMHGGRIEVNSQFGEGSEFAVLIPFKRAATEREKKDPNVEPRAKVLTPATRPETPRNGLRLLYVDADSQLLGQQQQVLEAAGYEVETADAFTPALQQLALRRPDAVVIRTRTADEENVDLIRAISASEPFGSLPIVAIADDAATAVRAGAHSVLNDQRPAQELLETLRRVLLQSIGELLVVDDDHDTVKLVGQLMLENGVAVRSAGNGAEALAHLENFMPGAIILDLVMPVMGGMEFLEHLRERPRWKQIPVVVMTVKNLSETETQQVNTLCDFVVAKTPDDARGILQAVLQAVASSRRGNPPESSRLFDSSADTTSSSFNTASPRSSSVPI, from the coding sequence ATGCAAGAAATAAGCAAATTTCACCGGTCCCTGGTCGAGATCATCGGCGGCGCCTGCCTGGCGGCCACCTTGACGATTCTCGTCACGTCCGACTCCGCAGGCAGCGGAAAAACCATGCTATATGCGGCGATGCTGGCTATCTTGCTGGGGCTCATTATTCTTCGCCGGGTGCTCGGCGCGACGGCTCACTTGCACGAGAACTCGGGCGGCGTCCGCGCCCAGAACGGTTGGACCGTGGGAGCGCAGAAAACACAAGCGCCGCAGACTTCGCAAACTATCGATGCCGCCTGGCTGCTGGTCACCTCGCGTATTGTGTTGATGCTTGCCTTGGGAATTTCGCTGGTCGTCATGGCGGCCTGGCCCGCCCATCTGATCGAGCTGCGATCCCTGATCGACGGTCTGCCGACGATGAAATTCAACACCGCTTTGGCGCTTGCGCTGCTTTCCTTCGCAGGACTCTTGCGGACCGCGACGAACCTCCCCAGTTGGGCCCGGCGTCTGCCTCTGGTGCTGGCGCTGGTGGTCGCGGGCATCGGGGTCGCGAGCGCCGCGGAATCGTTGTTCCATATCGAACTGGGGATCGACACGCTGGCCAGCTTGGACCCTGAATCGACAACAAACGGCAAGTCGCCGGGAAGAATGTCGATCGGCTCCGCCCTTGGCATCACCCTTCTGGCGCTAAGCCTGGTGGCTTGTCTTGCCGGCGCCCGCCGCGTGGGACATGCGTTGATGACGCTAGGGGGACTGATCGGTTTTGTGGCGTTAGTGCTGTTCATCGTGCGTGCCTCGGGGTTGCGCGACTTGGGCTTGTACTCCACAACCGCAATCCACACCGCACTGCTGCTGGCCGCGATAGCGTTCAGCTATATGCTGACCTCGCGAGGCTTGCGGCTGGCCTCAATGTCGAACGTCACCCATGTGGTTCAGGGCGAGATCTGCCGCGCCAGATCGATGATCACCATTGTCGCCGGGACTCTGCTGCTAGGGCTGGTCGTAACGGGCGGCCTGGTGATGGACGCGCAACGCAATCTCCGCGAGGCGAATCGCTCACGGTTTGACCACCTTTCCCGCTTGTTGACGGAAGAGGCCCAGCGACGCATCAATCAAACAGTCTATGGCCTCAAAGGCGCCCGCGGTCTCTACGCGGCCAGCAAGTCGGTCGAACGACAGGAATTCGCCGACCATGTCGCTTCGCGCGATTTACCGGTCGAGTTCCCTGGCGCGCAAGGGTTTGGCATGATCCAGCGGGTGGAGCGTTCCGACCTGGAATCCTGGCTGGCCGCTGAACGAGCCGATGATGCGCCCGACTATACGTTGAACACCACCGGCGATGCTTCCGATCTCTTTATCATCCAGCACATTTACCCGCTGGAGACCAATCTTGCGGCCTGGGGCTATGATATTGGCTCCGAGAAGACGCGTCGCACCGCCGCGGAACTTGCCGTTCGCAGCGGCGAACCGACGATCACGGGCCGCATTGAACTCCTGCAGGACAAGAAAAAAGGGAGCGGCTTTCTTTACTTCGTGCCGGTTTACGTCAACGGCTCTAACCCGACGACGCCCCAGGAGCGCGAGGCGGCGCTCGTCGGCCTGCTGTACGCGCCAATCATTCTCGATGTGGCCATCGGCGATCTGGCCGATGTCGCCGACGGCTTGCTGGACTTTGAAGTGTATGACGGCTTGCAAGCCAACAAAGCAGCCCAGCTTTACGATTTCGACCAGCACCTGACCGCGAACGAAGCCGCCCTCCGCGCCCCGAATTCTCACGATCGCATGTTTCGTTCGGAGACCATGGTCACCGTGGGCGGACGTCAGTGGACGATCGTCACCAGCAGTTCGCCCAAGTTCGAGGCAGGCGTCGATCGCGTGACGCCGGCGATGATCGGCGTCGGCGGAGCCCTCCTCAGTGCGCTGCTGGCGGGGATTGTCTGGTCGATGGGACTCAGCCGCACCCGCGCCATGGCGTTTGCCGAAGACATGACCCAGGAACTACGACTCAGCGAAGAAGCCGCCCGGTTAGCCGCCAGCAAGTCGGAACGCCTGGCGGAGATCGCCCGCCGCACCAGTAACGCCGTGATCATTACCGATGTGGCCGGCAGAATTGAGTGGGTCAACGACGGTTTTACCCGTATCAGCGGTTATGTCCTCGACGAGGTCAAAGGAAAGAGACCCGACGAATTTTTTCAAGGGCCAAAAAGCGATCCGACGCAGGCGGTCCGTTTGACCAAAGCCATTCAGAACGCCCACGGCGCCACCGCCGAATTGGTTAAATACACGAAAGACAATACCGAATACGTCGCCGCCGTCGAAATAGAACCGTTACACGATGGCCAGACCCTCACCGGCTTTATGGCCATCGAGAGCGACATCACAGAGCGTTGCCAGGCCGAAGCACGCATTCTCGCGTCGAATGTGGAGCTGATTGAAGCTCGCCGCGCGGCGGAAGCCGCCAGCCGCACCAAAAGCGAATTCCTGGCGAACATGTCGCACGAACTGCGCACCCCGATGAACTCCATCATCGGCTTTACGCAACGACTGCTGAAAAAGCTGGGTCCAAGCCTCAACGAACAACACCTGGACGCTCTGCAGACAGTCGACCGCAACGCCCGGCACTTGCTGGGGCTGATCAACGACATTCTCGACCTTTCCAAAATAGAAGCCGGTCGAATGGAGCTGAAACCTCAGAACTTTGATCTGGTAGCCGTGGTAAAGCAGACGGCAAATCAGTGTCGCTCCCTGGCCGACGGCAAGCCCGTGACGCTCGCTTTCGACTTGCCGTCCGAGTCGATCCCCATCGAGGCCGATCAAATCAAATTCACCCAGATTGTCACCAACCTGGTCTCGAACGGAATCAAGTACACCCCGGCCGGAACCGTCGTCGTTTCTGTCCGCACGGTCGAAGATCCTCGCCTGGGCGCCGCCGCCCGCGTCGCAATTCGCGATACCGGGGTGGGCATCAAGGAAGAAGATCTGGAACGACTGTTCCAGAGGTTTTCCCAACTGGATAACAGCAACACGCGGTCCGTCGGAGGCACCGGCCTGGGCTTGTTCATTACCGCGGAATATGTCGCCATGCATGGCGGACGAATCGAAGTCAACAGCCAGTTCGGGGAGGGGAGCGAATTCGCCGTACTGATTCCGTTCAAGCGGGCCGCAACCGAACGGGAAAAAAAAGACCCGAACGTAGAGCCCAGGGCGAAAGTCCTTACGCCTGCAACGCGTCCGGAAACTCCCCGAAACGGACTCCGTTTGTTATATGTCGACGCCGATTCCCAGTTGCTCGGTCAACAGCAGCAGGTGCTGGAAGCCGCCGGATACGAGGTGGAAACGGCGGACGCGTTCACGCCGGCGCTCCAGCAATTGGCATTACGCCGACCCGATGCGGTCGTGATCCGCACGCGAACCGCCGACGAAGAAAACGTCGATCTGATCAGGGCGATCAGCGCCAGCGAGCCCTTCGGTTCCTTGCCGATTGTCGCCATTGCCGACGACGCCGCCACGGCGGTCCGGGCGGGAGCACACTCTGTTCTGAACGATCAACGACCGGCCCAGGAACTGCTGGAAACGCTGCGGCGCGTGCTGCTGCAGAGCATCGGCGAGTTGCTAGTGGTCGACGACGATCACGACACGGTCAAACTGGTGGGCCAGCTAATGCTCGAAAACGGCGTCGCCGTGCGAAGCGCCGGAAACGGGGCCGAAGCGTTGGCGCACCTGGAGAACTTCATGCCGGGAGCCATCATCCTCGATCTGGTGATGCCCGTCATGGGCGGGATGGAATTTCTCGAGCACCTGCGGGAACGGCCTCGCTGGAAACAGATTCCCGTTGTTGTCATGACAGTGAAAAACCTGTCGGAAACAGAAACCCAGCAAGTGAATACGCTATGCGACTTCGTGGTTGCTAAAACCCCTGACGACGCCCGAGGAATCCTCCAGGCGGTGCTCCAGGCGGTGGCCTCTTCCCGTCGAGGGAACCCGCCCGAATCGTCCCGACTTTTCGACTCCTCCGCCGACACAACTTCGTCTTCCTTCAACACCGCCTCTCCTCGTTCCTCTTCCGTGCCAATATGA
- a CDS encoding ATP-binding response regulator has product MTHRPDPAPAAVSEDRPDAQTLRSQLLRSHLQIAGVGLVLLAIALISLMWLRDQTVHLATVRAPLVEAAKSGQNGIQRSLAALQSWAALGDERFRVDRQYAWKEEIHPAIATLKRFRGQNPGEDYDARIEELQLLLDDLEEIQWWIEDVARTPGNERARALFLLQALPTGEEILKEITAMINEERKRNELPEHLELLGHMSDSRNHMTRSVFLLGDSSKSASADSGQKFVEDFAAGRASLQRIAAHRDLLTESQSRSLQAIERDVLAMDLFATEIFTIRQSPKANLSQNLLTEMTPISRRVTELLDEISSDQAERFHRDAARTNTIATVEVVLLATMLVAMIGGAWLFSLRNAARVCRPILGLAHATRELAEGRLQKNLPLCNGVEVNQLITSFNTMRESLEKAAQERCEQIATLEQTQFKLETHSAKLISRTNELQLAQAQAEQASLAKSEFLANMSHELRTPMNSIIGFTQRLLKKLGPALGERDLDALQTVDRNSLHLLRLINDILDLSKIEAGHMALKLSRFDLSTVVRETADRCRSLTDGKPVVLELEAPTEEILCEADQLKFVQIVTNLISNGVKYTEQGAVAVSLCRVEDPELGPAARICIKDSGVGIREEDRKQLFRKFSQLTTEETRVVGGTGLGLFITAQFVQLHGGRIHVQSEHGQGSEFTIVVPLEQKQPHEPAAGPAQAIRATNEHYGGGLSVLCLDADAESLRRIQKAFEDQGHHTLAASGLDRACQQASLFQPDLLCVSLPELKKDACELLTTLHASEPFAATPMIAISGDHDTEELLQAGACCVLPSTVESRELQQALQDVVAVGLSDVLIVDDDFDNARLIQEALREAGISSRIAADGAQGLFALKERQPSLILLDLIMPNVDGFGFVEQVRQSPSWRETPIVVHTMKTPTKAEDDYLNQVCAAVLTKGYDDTSTVVNAIFRTYWRHSKTAATAL; this is encoded by the coding sequence ATGACCCATCGCCCTGATCCCGCTCCCGCGGCAGTTTCCGAAGACCGGCCGGATGCTCAAACCCTCCGTTCGCAATTACTCCGTTCGCATCTGCAGATCGCCGGCGTCGGGTTGGTATTGCTAGCGATCGCCCTGATTTCGCTGATGTGGCTGCGTGATCAAACGGTCCACCTGGCGACGGTCAGGGCGCCGCTGGTCGAAGCGGCGAAAAGCGGACAAAACGGGATCCAGCGTTCGCTCGCGGCGCTGCAAAGCTGGGCCGCGCTCGGCGATGAGCGCTTTCGGGTCGATCGTCAGTACGCCTGGAAGGAAGAGATCCACCCGGCGATTGCAACCTTGAAGCGCTTTCGCGGCCAGAATCCGGGCGAAGACTACGATGCTCGGATCGAGGAACTGCAGCTTCTTCTGGACGATCTGGAAGAGATTCAATGGTGGATCGAAGACGTCGCCCGCACGCCCGGCAATGAGCGGGCCCGCGCTTTGTTTCTGTTACAGGCGTTACCCACCGGCGAGGAGATCCTGAAGGAGATCACCGCCATGATTAACGAAGAACGGAAACGCAACGAACTGCCCGAGCATCTGGAGTTGCTGGGGCATATGTCCGACTCGCGCAACCATATGACGCGGTCGGTATTTTTGCTGGGCGATTCTTCCAAGTCGGCGTCGGCCGATTCGGGTCAAAAATTTGTGGAGGACTTTGCCGCCGGCCGCGCCAGTTTGCAGCGCATCGCGGCGCACCGGGACCTGTTGACGGAGTCGCAGTCACGCTCGCTCCAGGCAATCGAACGCGATGTCCTGGCGATGGATCTTTTCGCCACGGAAATTTTCACCATTCGCCAGTCGCCGAAGGCCAACTTATCCCAGAACCTGCTAACGGAAATGACGCCGATCAGCCGCCGCGTGACGGAACTGCTCGACGAAATCTCAAGCGACCAGGCGGAACGCTTCCATCGGGACGCGGCTCGCACCAATACGATTGCCACCGTCGAGGTCGTGCTGCTGGCGACGATGCTGGTCGCCATGATCGGCGGCGCCTGGCTGTTCTCGTTGCGGAACGCCGCCCGGGTCTGCCGTCCCATCCTCGGCCTGGCCCACGCCACACGTGAACTGGCCGAAGGCCGCCTGCAGAAGAATCTCCCGCTCTGCAACGGCGTTGAAGTCAACCAGTTAATCACCTCCTTCAATACAATGCGTGAGTCGCTGGAAAAAGCGGCGCAAGAACGTTGCGAGCAGATCGCAACGCTGGAGCAAACGCAGTTCAAGCTGGAAACGCACTCCGCCAAATTGATCTCGCGCACCAATGAACTCCAGCTTGCCCAGGCCCAGGCGGAGCAGGCCAGCCTGGCCAAAAGCGAGTTCCTGGCGAATATGTCGCACGAGCTACGCACTCCGATGAACTCCATCATCGGCTTCACGCAAAGGTTGCTCAAAAAACTCGGCCCAGCCCTGGGCGAAAGGGACCTGGACGCTCTGCAAACGGTCGACCGCAATTCCCTCCATTTGCTCCGATTGATCAACGACATCCTCGATCTTTCCAAAATCGAAGCGGGACACATGGCTCTGAAGCTAAGCCGCTTTGATCTGTCGACGGTGGTGCGAGAAACGGCCGACCGTTGTCGCTCGCTGACCGATGGAAAACCGGTTGTTCTGGAACTGGAGGCGCCAACCGAAGAAATTCTTTGCGAGGCCGACCAGCTAAAATTTGTACAGATCGTCACCAACCTGATATCCAATGGCGTGAAGTACACCGAACAGGGCGCCGTCGCAGTGTCCCTTTGCCGCGTAGAAGATCCGGAACTCGGGCCCGCGGCGCGCATCTGCATCAAAGACAGCGGAGTCGGAATCCGAGAAGAAGACCGCAAGCAGTTGTTTCGCAAGTTCTCCCAGTTGACCACCGAGGAAACCCGCGTCGTGGGCGGCACCGGACTCGGGCTGTTTATCACCGCCCAGTTTGTTCAGCTCCACGGCGGACGAATCCATGTCCAAAGCGAGCATGGTCAAGGCAGCGAATTCACGATCGTCGTTCCCCTGGAGCAGAAGCAGCCGCATGAGCCTGCCGCAGGGCCGGCGCAAGCGATCCGCGCCACCAACGAACATTACGGCGGGGGCCTGTCGGTCCTCTGCCTTGACGCCGACGCAGAATCACTGCGTCGCATCCAAAAAGCGTTCGAGGATCAAGGCCACCACACCCTCGCCGCCAGCGGCCTTGACCGCGCTTGCCAGCAGGCGTCCCTCTTTCAGCCGGATCTGCTGTGCGTGTCCCTCCCGGAATTGAAGAAAGACGCCTGTGAACTGTTGACGACGCTGCATGCCAGCGAACCGTTTGCAGCGACGCCGATGATCGCCATTTCCGGCGATCACGACACGGAGGAGTTGCTCCAGGCCGGCGCCTGCTGCGTGTTACCCAGCACGGTCGAGTCGCGCGAACTGCAGCAAGCCCTGCAGGACGTCGTCGCCGTGGGATTGAGCGATGTTCTCATTGTGGACGACGACTTCGACAACGCGAGACTCATCCAAGAGGCGCTACGCGAAGCAGGCATCAGCTCCCGCATTGCTGCCGACGGCGCCCAAGGCCTGTTCGCTTTGAAGGAGCGGCAGCCCAGCCTTATTCTGCTGGACCTGATCATGCCGAACGTGGATGGCTTTGGCTTCGTGGAACAGGTGCGCCAATCCCCGTCATGGCGAGAAACGCCGATTGTCGTACATACCATGAAGACCCCCACAAAAGCGGAAGACGACTACTTGAACCAGGTTTGCGCCGCGGTGTTGACCAAAGGCTATGACGACACGTCGACCGTGGTCAATGCGATTTTTCGAACCTACTGGCGCCATAGTAAAACGGCCGCGACGGCCCTTTAG